The window tgtttggttttcttttctgtgtgtgtttgtgttttcttgAGCAACGCTGGTGAGCAGTTATTTATAATGACGTTGGACTTGGTTCAATGTATGTATAATTGTATAATGTTTAAGAACAGCTGGTCAAAgagaaatataattataaaatctatagTAGTTGGTCAAGTTCTTGACTCTTATAAAGGAGGGTAGTGGTTGAGCATGTATGGCTGAGATTAAATTACTAGAttcaattgttttaaatttcataagATACATATAATGTGCAAATACGAACAAATATTTTCATAAGAAGTTATCTTTCAGTAGTAGTACTAGTACCTTCAGAATTTTCAGAATTGTAGATTTTGCTCAAAATTACATTATCGTTTTGTAATTGTGTAACCTTAACATCATCGATACCGTCAGCCTTTGACGGATTACATTTCtgattggtttgtttgattgtttctcaGTGGTTGACTAATTACGTAAGCAATTACGTTCACAAAATGTGGTAGAGACTTTTAAAACAGGCCATCATCTCTAGTAGGTCTGGGTGTTCTGAAATCCTTTCAAGTTGACGTCggatattttggattttgggtttttgtGTTTAATGGTATAGGACCTCTTCacgtatatttaaattttgggtttggatcgggttcggtttggatatttcgggttcggatttgGATTAACTTAAGttctcaaaacccaaaaatttgtctaaatttttcaaaatacataatcaacctaaaaatttagagtatttttatctaaatttactaaaaatagttgaaatactcaaaaatatctaaaatatccaaaaatctgaatatacTAAAAATAGACACttacattattaaaattatgtttattactacattactaatatatattaatattgtgGATATATTTGGATAATCCGGATCGGATTTTTGGATCGAGTTCGGATCGGATATTTAGATCTGCGTATTTTGCGGATTAGGCTCAAAAGCAACGAATCATATAACATATTTAGCTTTAAAAAATCCCTGGGAAGGCTTAAAGCCTTAACTAGGATACGCATTTTTGATTAGGCTGATGTGAAACCAAATTTAACTGAAACCTTGTTAGGCTATTACCAAGATGGCCACagtttatattcatttttgtaCACAATTGAGTTAAGTTGTTTTCATTTATCNACATATCCATATTATTATTCAACGATATTCTCAAAATCGATATATTTAAACCACCAATGCTATAGGAGGAAATTAAATAGAACATCCGATCTCATTAAACATGTTAATTTTGTAACTGTTAGTTACGTTAAGTCCTGTTTGTCCTATTACAGTATTAATTACTAGTTCATTGTTGTATTTGTATCCTTCCATTACCCAAGAATTAATATGGAAGGCACAAAACACGTGCCCAGAAAGGGTCGTTTTTGTAATGTTATACGGTATACCTTATCAAATTTATACCTGGCcatttattttgaaagttttaaagaattttttaagttttgaagtCAAGGCATCGGGCCGGGCACCACGACGACTTTggtgagagaggaagagaaactctttattagttttgtttttgttttgttctgttcaACAAAATTCTTAATCATAATAAACTCTCTATTACAACCAAGACCTCATCACAGGGATCTAGTTAAAaactacaaaccaaacaaagaagcTACAGTTTGAATTATACTGGTACACTCAAAGCTCGTCCTTTCTTGATCTTTGATGGAGCCATGGAGGTGTTCCTTGACTAAGGAAATGCTTGTAATACCTGGCCTATTCTTTGTCATGACGACGTGTCAAATTGTTCTTGTAATCGACGTAACAGAGTCCAACAATGAACTAGTAATggaagattctcaaaaataacaccaaaataagttattttttcaaacttagcacaacatctctaaaatctaaaaataacaCCAATCAAAGAGAATCTTCCAATATCAAATTTATACCTGGCCTATccttcaaaactataccctaaaagtgaaattgaaaacccaaacctaaaaaaaaaattctaaaaattaattttaaatatttaaatatgttaaatagtgttattttgaaaatttatggaAGGTATACCATACTTGTCCataaaaacaaactattttAGGATAGTGGATAATCCTAtcgcatcttttttttttttgtttcgttttgcGTCGGTCCTAACTCCTAACGATGGGACCAtttaaaaaccaagaaaatgaaTCTGAACGGGGTACTAATTTTGCGGTTTAGCCACTACGTACGTTGGAACACACTAAAAAATTCAGTGAACGTAGGAATGACACCTTAACTGTAAATGCGCAAGCCCAGCACAAATCATTTACATGGACCAAGCCCATTATTTTAAAGTGGCCCACTAATACGACTCAATTTTTTTGGAGTAAACCCATGATGGTAATTAATTTCAACCAATATACACTTGCTCTGAAATATGAATAATGACTACCAACCATTGTAATTAATTTCAATCAATATacacttcctcttcttttttttttttaaataaactcTTCAAGACTTCAACTCCATGAATAAAATAACCATTATAGAAAACATTTACtaaaagtttgacaaaaaaaaaaaaaatacgaccTAGATAGTATGTAGatatcatttttcttatttgtaaGGTTTTGACGAGAGCAACTTTATTCTATTGTATGTATCAAACAATAAATAACGAgggttttatacttttattacGTTAAGTTTAGATGTAACACTTCCAAATTGGGCCTTCAAAAGAGCCGCGATCTTCTGCTTTGGCGGCAAGACTTCTTTAATAAAATCATTGCCGATAAAATCTTTTGACCTACGTTGAAGGTTTGGAAACTCCTCTGCAGTCATGATCGTGACGCCTGAAGCTTCTTGGACGATCCCTAGCCAATATCCAATGAAATCAGCCGCTATATCGACAAATCCAATTGTCTCTCCTCCGAAAAAATGTCTATCTCCAAGCTCTTTTTCTAGATATTTCAAACCCTCATAAGCctctttcgtttctttttctctttcgcTTTTAGGTCCCCAACAAGCCTTCCACATTGCTACCATTACCTGGGACCCCGAGACCAATACAagttataaaatctaattaatATTGTACACAATGCTCTTTGATTAAGGCATGCATCTTTATTCTTGATATTACGTGAATACTTTGCTATTCAATTCCAAATTCATCATGAAAATTAAATCTCATACCCCtgatataatttgtttgattaagATCAACATATATGTACCTTTTCATCCACATGCTTAGCCCAAAAACGGGCCATGGCACGCTCATAAGGATCTTGAGGCAATATCGTCTGACTTGTCTTCCACGTATCTTCGATGTATTCGACAATCACCAGAGATTCAGCTATTGATCTGCCATTGTGGACGAGGACAGGGTCTTTCTTATGGATGGGGTTGTACTTGAGAAGCATAGGACTTTTGTTACCATAAACATCTTCTTCATTGTACTCATAAGGTATGCCCTTAAGTTTAAGGACCATCTCTACTCTTTTGCTAAAAGGACTTCCCCATAACCCCAAAACCGTTACTTGCTCTTCTTGATTCATCTTTCCGGTTAAAAGTAATATACAGtctgtttggttttcttttctgtgtgtgtttgtgttttcttgAGCAACGCTGGTGAGCAGTTATTTATAATGACGTTGGACTTGGTTCAATGTATGTATAATTGTATAATGTTTAAGAACAGCTGGTCAAAgagaaatataattataaaatctatagTAGTTGGTCAAGTTCTTGACTCTTATAAAGGAGGGTAGTGGTTGAGCATGTATGGCTGAGATTAAATTACTAGAttcaattgttttaaatttcataagATACATATAATGTGCAAATACGAACAAATATTTTCATAAGAAGTTATCTTTCAGTAGTAGTACTAGTACCTTCAGAATTTTCAGAATTGTAGATTTTGCTCAAAATTACATTATCGTTTTGTAATTGTGTAACCTTAACATCATCGATACCGTCAGCCTTTGACGGATTACATTTCtgattggtttgtttgattgtttctcaGTGGTTGACTAATTACGTAAGCAATTACGTTCACAAAATGTGGTAGAGACTTTTAAAACAGGCCATCATCTCTAGTAGGTCTGGGTGTTCTGAAATCCTTTCAAGTTGACGTCggatattttggattttgggtttttgtGTTTAATGGTATAGGACCTCTTCacgtatatttaaattttgggtttggatcgggttcggtttggatatttcgggttcggatttgGATTAACTTAAGttctcaaaacccaaaaatttgtctaaatttttcaaaatacataatcaacctaaaaatttagagtatttttatctaaatttactaaaaatagttgaaatactcaaaaatatctaaaatatccaaaaatctgaatatacTAAAAATAGACACttacattattaaaattatgtttattactacattactaatatatattaatattgtgGATATATTTGGATAATCCGGATCGGATTTTTGGATCGAGTTCGGATCGGATATTTAGATCTGCGTATTTTGCGGATTAGGCTCAAAAGCAACGAATCATATAACATATTTAGCTTTAAAAAATCCCTGGGAAGGCTTAAAGCCTTAACTAGGATACGCATTTTTGATTAGGCTGATGTGAAACCAAATTTAACTGAAACCTTGTTAGGCTATTACCAAGATGGCCACagtttatattcatttttgtaCACAATTGAGTTAAGTTGTTTTCATTTATCAGAAACTATagtttataaaccaaatttgatttattttatgtagtTAGTTTTAGCATTTCggtaataaattttgaattaacttggaaaacaaaaaaaaaacagagaaagacaAATATGATAAGAATGAAGCTCAATTCATATCACTAAatacgaaaagaaaaagaaaaatctatattttttacattacaaaagtaaataaacgaaaattttTACATAACATCTTTACAAAatgacgaaaagaaaaaaaccatctttacaaaaaaagaaagaaaaaactaaactaaaaccTTAGGGGTCTCAGTCTCCTCATCATAATTGGGTTTGTGTTTCCTCGTTGCCCTTATATAGCAAAACACTGCTACAAGAAACGTAGTTGCTAAGCCTCCGAGAATAACTCCACCGCCGGCGACCGATCTATCCACCGTGGAATGGTGGTGGCCCCGCCGTACAGTCTCTACCAAATGTGAAACCTCCGGTGCTTCTACCTCCGCTCCTGGCCAGTTGTGCCTTCCGAGTTTCCTTGTTTCCGGAGGCTCAGCTTCCATTGATGCTGCCGCCATGACAAAGGTGTACGTTAGCAAGCAGCATAGAACTATAAGCTTTGCAACCATTGTAGGGTTTTGCCAAAACcgttttggtttattaatatctctgatttttgttttctttcgtgGTTTACTTAGATGATTGTGTTAATGGAGTTATTTATaggtcaattttttttcttaggatttttttttctcttgaaacaatttttctagttttcttatcGGGAGACTATACAGATCGTGTGGTTGTCATATGGAAATTTCCGAGTGTTTGATTTCCGGGTAAATCGGctagataaaaaattatttgtgtaagtttttttaattaaaaataattattgttttgtgTCTTCGATGGAGCTGTCGGGTTGGCCGGAGGAATCATACGGGNAAATATGTTAAAtagtgttattttgaaaatttatggaAGGTATACCATACTTGTCCataaaaacaaactattttAGGATAGTGGATAATCCTAtcgcatcttttttttttttgtttcgttttgcGTCGGTCCTAACTCCTAACGATGGGACCAtttaaaaaccaagaaaatgaaTCTGAACGGGGTACTAATTTTGCGGTTTAGCCACTACGTACGTTGGAACACACTAAAAAATTCAGTGAACGTAGGAATGACACCTTAACTGTAAATGCGCAAGCCCAGCACAAATCATTTACATGGACCAAGCCCATTATTTTAAAGTGGCCCACTAATACGACTCAATTTTTTTGGAGTAAACCCATGATGGTAATTAATTTCAACCAATATACACTTGCTCTGAAATATGAATAATGACTACCAACCATTGTAATTAATTTCAATCAATATacacttcctcttcttttttttttttaaataaactcTTCAAGACTTCAACTCCATGAATAAAATAACCATTATAGAAAACATTTACtaaaagtttgacaaaaaaaaaaaaatacgaccTAGATAGTATGTAGatatcatttttcttatttgtaaGGTTTTGACGAGAGCAACTTTATTCTATTGTATGTATCAAACAATAAATAACGAgggttttatacttttattacGTTAAGTTTAGATGTAACACTTCCAAATTGGGCCTTCAAAAGAGCCGCGATCTTCTGCTTTGGCGGCAAGACTTCTTTAATAAAATCATTGCCGATAAAATCTTTTGACCTACGTTGAAGGTTTGGAAACTCCTCTGCAGTCATGATCGTGACGCCTGAAGCTTCTTGGACGATCCCTAGCCAATATCCAATGAAATCAGCCGCTATATCGACAAATCCAATTGTCTCTCCTCCGAAAAAATGTCTATCTCCAAGCTCTTTTTCTAGATATTTCAAACCCTCATAAGCctctttcgtttctttttctctttcgcTTTTAGGTCCCCAACAAGCCTTCCACATTGCTACCATTACCTGGGACCCCGAGACCAATACAagttataaaatctaattaatATTGTACACAATGCTCTTTGATTAAGGCATGCATCTTTATTCTTGATATTACGTGAATACTTTGCTATTCAATTCCAAATTCATCATGAAAATTAAATCTCATACCCCtgatataatttgtttgattaagATCAACATATATGTACCTTTTCATCCACATGCTTAGCCCAAAAACGGGCCATGGCACGCTCATAAGGATCTTGAGGCAATATCGTCTGACTTGTCTTCCACGTATCTTCGATGTATTCGACAATCACCAGAGATTCAGCTATTGATCTGCCATTGTGGACGAGGACAGGGTCTTTCTTATGGATGGGGTTGTACTTGAGAAGCATAGGACTTTTGTTACCATAAACATCTTCTTCATTGTACTCATAAGGTATGCCCTTAAGTTTAAGGACCATCTCTACTCTTTTGCTAAAAGGACTTCCCCATAACCCCAAAACCGTTACTTGCTCTTCTTGATTCATCTTTCCGGTTAAAAGTAATATACAGtctgtttggttttcttttctgtgtgtgtttgtgttttcttgAGCAACGCTGGTGAGCAGTTATTTATAATGACGTTGGACTTGGTTCAATGTATGTATAATTGTATAATGTTTAAGAACAGCTGGTCAAAgagaaatataattataaaatctatagTAGTTGGTCAAGTTCTTGACTCTTATAAAGGAGGGTAGTGGTTGAGCATGTATGGCTGAGATTAAATTACTAGAttcaattgttttaaatttcataagATACATATAATGTGCAAATACGAACAAATATTTTCATAAGAAGTTATCTTTCAGTAGTAGTACTAGTACCTTCAGAATTTTCAGAATTGTAGATTTTGCTCAAAATTACATTATCGTTTTGTAATTGTGTAACCTTAACATCATCGATACCGTCAGCCTTTGACGGATTACATTTCtgattggtttgtttgattgtttctcaGTGGTTGACTAATTACGTAAGCAATTACGTTCACAAAATGTGGTAGAGACTTTTAAAACAGGCCATCATCTCTAGTAGGTCTGGGTGTTCTGAAATCCTTTCAAGTTGACGTCggatattttggattttgggtttttgtGTTTAATGGTATAGGACCTCTTCacgtatatttaaattttgggtttggatcgggttcggtttggatatttcgggttcggatttgGATTAACTTAAGttctcaaaacccaaaaatttgtctaaatttttcaaaatacataatcaacctaaaaatttagagtatttttatctaaatttactaaaaatagttgaaatactcaaaaatatctaaaatatccaaaaatctgaatatacTAAAAATAGACACttacattattaaaattatgtttattactacattactaatatatattaatattgtgGATATATTTGGATAATCCGGATCGGATTTTTGGATCGAGTTCGGATCGGATATTTAGATCTGCGTATTTTGCGGATTAGGCTCAAAAGCAACGAATCATATAACATATTTAGCTTTAAAAAATCCCTGGGAAGGCTTAAAGCCTTAACTAGGATACGCATTTTTGATTAGGCTGATGTGAAACCAAATTTAACTGAAACCTTGTTAGGCTATTACCAAGATGGCCACagtttatattcatttttgtaCACAATTGAGTTAAGTTGTTTTCATTTATCAGAAACTATagtttataaaccaaatttgatttattttatgtagtTAGTTTTAGCATTTCggtaataaattttgaattaacttggaaaacaaaaaaaaaacagagaaagacaAATATGATAAGAATGAAGCTCAATTCATATCACTAAatacgaaaagaaaaagaaaaatctatattttttacattacaaaagtaaataaacgaaaattttTACATAACATCTTTACAAAatgacgaaaagaaaaaaaccatctttacaaaaaaagaaagaaaaaactaaactaaaaccTTAGGGGTCTCAGTCTCCTCATCATAATTGGGTTTGTGTTTCCTCGTTGCCCTTATATAGCAAAACACTGCTACAAGAAACGTAGTTGCTAAGCCTCCGAGAATAACTCCACCGCCGGCGACCGATCTATCCACCGTGGAATGGTGGTGGCCCCGCCGTACAGTCTCTACCAAATGTGAAACCTCCGGTGCTTCTACCTCCGCTCCTGGCCAGTTGTGCCTTCCGAGTTTCCTTGTTTCCGGAGGCTCAGCTTCCATTGATGCTGCCGCCATGACAAAGGTGTACGTTAGCAAGCAGCATAGAACTATAAGCTTTGCAACCATTGTAGGGTTTTGCCAAAACcgttttggtttattaatatctc is drawn from Camelina sativa cultivar DH55 chromosome 1, Cs, whole genome shotgun sequence and contains these coding sequences:
- the LOC104750620 gene encoding glutathione S-transferase U8-like, producing the protein MNQEEQVTVLGLWGSPFSKRVEMVLKLKGIPYEYNEEDVYGNKSPMLLKYNPIHKKDPVLVHNGRSIAESLVIVEYIEDTWKTSQTILPQDPYERAMARFWAKHVDEKVMVAMWKACWGPKSEREKETKEAYEGLKYLEKELGDRHFFGGETIGFVDIAADFIGYWLGIVQEASGVTIMTAEEFPNLQRRSKDFIGNDFIKEVLPPKQKIAALLKAQFGSVTSKLNVIKV
- the LOC104750706 gene encoding uncharacterized protein LOC104750706, yielding MVAKLIVLCCLLTYTFVMAAASMEAEPPETRKLGRHNWPGAEVEAPEVSHLVETVRRGHHHSTVDRSVAGGGVILGGLATTFLVAVFCYIRATRKHKPNYDEETETPKVLV